One genomic window of Halovivax cerinus includes the following:
- the gvpM gene encoding gas vesicle protein GvpM, with protein MEPTDEGLVDLVDVLLRDGAVLRADVVVSVADVPLVGISLSAAIAGMETMNAYGMLEEWDGAKRANAVARRQYTDEGRPRHRTMPQRVPPANPSPDSPTGADETDGSN; from the coding sequence GTGGAACCGACGGACGAAGGGCTGGTCGACCTGGTCGACGTCCTGCTCCGCGACGGCGCCGTTCTCAGGGCAGACGTCGTCGTGAGCGTCGCCGACGTGCCGCTCGTCGGAATCAGCCTCTCGGCGGCGATCGCCGGAATGGAGACGATGAACGCCTACGGGATGCTCGAAGAGTGGGACGGTGCCAAACGGGCCAACGCGGTCGCCCGCCGACAGTACACGGACGAGGGTCGCCCGCGACACCGGACGATGCCACAGCGTGTCCCGCCGGCGAACCCGTCCCCCGATTCGCCAACTGGGGCCGACGAAACGGACGGGTCGAATTGA
- the gvpA gene encoding gas vesicle protein GvpA, producing MASPQRRPDSSSLAEVLDRILDKGVVIDVWARVSVVGIELLTVEARVVVASVDTFLHYAHEMAKIERATADGELSDLEELDIERRPESSPVSAETS from the coding sequence ATGGCATCACCACAACGACGGCCGGACTCCTCGAGTCTCGCGGAGGTTCTCGACCGGATCCTCGACAAAGGTGTCGTCATCGACGTCTGGGCGAGAGTCTCGGTCGTGGGGATCGAACTCCTCACTGTCGAGGCCCGCGTCGTCGTGGCGTCCGTCGATACGTTCCTGCACTACGCCCACGAGATGGCCAAGATCGAGCGAGCCACCGCCGACGGTGAACTGTCGGACCTGGAGGAACTCGACATCGAACGGCGACCCGAATCGTCGCCGGTGTCAGCGGAGACGTCCTGA
- the gvpO gene encoding gas vesicle protein GvpO, halophile-type → MAQTVASDDRCIALTAAGERCSRSAGENEFCYQHDESDPTVSEAETTEDESTDDQSGASDADPEMDEIEVTADVDDERIEGILSIRQTVKSTAGDLVGHPFDGVSEISAAEEGWSAVVEVVERRSVPDTQDVIGRYRIELDEEGTVEGYRRIDRYRRGDTASFEPTQ, encoded by the coding sequence ATGGCACAGACCGTCGCGTCCGACGATCGATGCATCGCACTCACCGCGGCCGGTGAGCGGTGCTCGCGTTCGGCCGGCGAGAACGAGTTCTGCTACCAGCACGACGAGAGTGATCCAACTGTGAGCGAGGCCGAGACGACGGAGGACGAATCGACCGACGACCAGTCAGGCGCATCCGACGCCGACCCCGAGATGGACGAGATCGAGGTGACGGCGGACGTCGACGACGAACGAATCGAGGGGATCCTCTCGATCCGACAGACGGTCAAATCGACCGCAGGCGACCTCGTCGGTCACCCCTTCGACGGCGTTTCCGAGATCTCCGCCGCGGAGGAGGGCTGGAGCGCCGTCGTCGAGGTCGTCGAACGCCGGTCCGTTCCGGACACCCAGGACGTCATCGGCCGATACCGAATCGAACTCGACGAGGAGGGGACGGTGGAGGGGTACCGTCGCATCGACCGGTATCGTCGCGGTGACACGGCATCCTTCGAACCGACGCAGTAG
- a CDS encoding beta-CASP ribonuclease aCPSF1, producing the protein MSTVEQQLDDLKATITSELPSDISVSSVKYEGPELVVYTHDPKKFAQQGDLVRKLASKLRKRITVRPDPSVLSRPEEAREQIMDVIPDDAGVEDLDFHADTGEVVIEAAKPGMVIGRHGSTLREITKTVGWTPEVVRTPPIESSTVSNVRNFLKHERDERRDVLERVGRQIHREEMSDDEYVRISTLGCCREVGRASFILSTPETRILIDCGDKPGAEGEVPYLHAPEALGAGPQTIDAVVLTHAHLDHSALIPLLFKYGYDGPIYCTEPTRDLMGLLTLDYLDVAAKEGRTPPYESEQVREAIKHTIPLEYGDVTDIAPDVKLTFHNAGHILGSAVSHFHIGDGLYNVAFSGDIHYTDTRLFNGAVNDFPRVETLVLESTYGGRNDYQTDQEDSERKLTEVINAAYDRGGKVVIPAFAVGRSQEIMLVLEEAMREGDIPTMPVHLDGMIWEATAIHTTYPEYLRDDLRDRIFHDDENPFLADQFNHIDGGEEERQDVADGEPCIVLSTSGMVTGGPIMSWLGHIGPDPDSSLVFVGYQAQGTLGRRIQNGWDEIPVSDIGRHDRGSNGRGTLSLNMHVETVDGFSGHADRAGLENFVKTMNPRPEKVLCVHGDERSVQDLSSALYHDYNMRTFAPKNLETFRFL; encoded by the coding sequence ATGAGTACTGTAGAGCAGCAACTCGACGATTTGAAAGCAACGATCACCAGCGAACTGCCGAGCGACATCTCGGTGTCGTCGGTGAAGTACGAAGGACCGGAGCTGGTCGTGTACACCCACGATCCCAAGAAGTTCGCCCAGCAGGGCGATCTCGTCCGGAAACTCGCGAGTAAACTCAGAAAGCGAATCACCGTCCGGCCGGATCCGAGCGTCCTCTCCCGACCGGAGGAGGCTCGCGAGCAGATCATGGACGTGATCCCGGACGACGCCGGCGTCGAGGACCTGGACTTCCACGCCGACACCGGCGAAGTCGTCATCGAGGCGGCCAAACCGGGGATGGTGATCGGGCGCCACGGATCGACGCTCCGAGAGATCACCAAGACCGTCGGCTGGACGCCGGAAGTCGTCCGGACGCCGCCGATCGAGTCCTCGACGGTGTCGAACGTGCGGAACTTCCTCAAGCACGAACGCGACGAGCGCCGCGACGTTCTCGAACGCGTCGGCCGACAGATCCACCGCGAGGAGATGTCCGACGACGAATACGTCCGCATCTCGACGCTCGGGTGCTGTCGCGAGGTCGGCCGCGCGTCGTTCATCCTCTCGACACCCGAGACGCGGATTCTCATCGACTGTGGCGACAAACCGGGTGCGGAGGGTGAGGTGCCGTACCTCCACGCGCCGGAGGCGCTCGGCGCCGGTCCGCAGACGATCGACGCCGTGGTACTCACCCACGCCCACCTCGACCACTCCGCGCTCATCCCGCTCCTCTTCAAGTACGGCTACGACGGGCCGATCTACTGTACGGAGCCCACGCGCGACCTCATGGGACTGCTCACCCTCGACTACCTCGACGTCGCGGCCAAGGAAGGGCGAACGCCGCCGTACGAGTCCGAGCAGGTCCGCGAGGCTATCAAACACACCATCCCGCTCGAGTACGGGGACGTAACAGACATCGCGCCCGACGTCAAACTGACCTTCCACAATGCCGGGCACATCCTCGGCTCGGCCGTCTCGCACTTCCACATCGGCGACGGGCTCTACAACGTCGCGTTCTCCGGCGACATCCACTACACCGACACGCGCCTGTTCAACGGCGCGGTCAACGACTTCCCGCGCGTCGAGACGCTCGTCCTGGAATCCACCTACGGCGGCCGGAACGACTACCAGACCGACCAGGAGGATTCCGAACGCAAACTGACGGAGGTCATCAACGCCGCCTACGATCGCGGCGGTAAAGTCGTCATCCCGGCGTTCGCCGTCGGGCGCTCTCAGGAGATCATGCTCGTCTTAGAAGAGGCCATGCGGGAGGGCGACATCCCGACGATGCCCGTCCACCTGGACGGGATGATCTGGGAGGCGACGGCGATCCACACGACCTACCCCGAGTACCTCCGGGACGACCTGCGCGATCGGATCTTCCACGACGACGAGAACCCCTTCCTCGCCGACCAGTTCAACCACATCGACGGCGGGGAAGAAGAGCGCCAGGACGTCGCCGACGGCGAACCGTGTATCGTCCTCTCGACGTCTGGGATGGTCACCGGTGGGCCGATCATGTCCTGGCTGGGACACATCGGACCCGATCCGGACTCCTCGCTCGTCTTCGTCGGCTACCAGGCCCAGGGGACTCTCGGCCGGCGTATCCAGAACGGCTGGGACGAGATTCCGGTCTCGGACATCGGACGCCACGACCGGGGTAGCAACGGTCGCGGCACGCTCTCGCTCAACATGCACGTCGAGACCGTCGACGGCTTCTCGGGCCACGCCGACCGCGCCGGTCTCGAGAACTTCGTCAAGACGATGAACCCGCGCCCGGAGAAGGTGCTGTGTGTCCACGGCGACGAGCGCTCCGTCCAGGACCTCTCGTCCGCGCTGTACCACGACTACAACATGCGGACCTTCGCGCCGAAGAACTTAGAGACGTTCCGCTTCCTCTAA
- a CDS encoding GvpL/GvpF family gas vesicle protein, which translates to MSRPYAYGVVDVDEAIVLAVDGVGDGDRVYPIENGSIAALVSDVTSADPERSDENVRRHDEVLREVMTADGGRTVVPMRYGMIFRNEETVTNVLEGATSALTQSLRQIEGAEELGVSVVTPPNDSIDEDAIRETVDAELDPIARDVARNRLFSDRLVVNRSYLVDRDDRDAFDGAVGRLEERHGDAIVRYTGPFAPYSFVDVTIGAQG; encoded by the coding sequence GTGAGTCGCCCGTACGCTTACGGCGTCGTCGACGTCGACGAGGCGATCGTATTGGCGGTGGACGGGGTTGGCGACGGCGATCGCGTCTACCCGATCGAGAACGGCTCGATCGCCGCGCTGGTCTCGGACGTCACGTCGGCCGATCCCGAGCGCTCCGACGAGAACGTTCGCCGCCACGACGAGGTGTTGCGGGAGGTGATGACTGCCGACGGCGGGCGTACAGTCGTCCCCATGCGCTACGGCATGATCTTCCGGAACGAAGAGACGGTGACGAACGTACTCGAGGGAGCAACATCCGCGTTGACCCAAAGTTTGCGCCAGATAGAGGGGGCGGAGGAACTCGGCGTCTCCGTCGTCACGCCGCCGAACGACTCGATCGACGAAGACGCCATCCGCGAAACGGTCGACGCGGAACTCGATCCGATCGCCCGCGACGTCGCGCGAAACCGGCTGTTCAGCGACCGACTCGTCGTCAACCGCTCCTACCTCGTCGACCGCGACGACCGCGACGCCTTCGACGGGGCCGTCGGCCGGCTGGAAGAGCGCCACGGGGACGCCATCGTCCGCTACACCGGCCCCTTCGCGCCGTACAGCTTCGTGGACGTCACAATCGGGGCACAGGGATGA
- a CDS encoding CHY zinc finger protein, which translates to MTIVHGTPVSGLAVDDETRCAHYRTSRDVVALRFGCCESYYACHACHDAVADHDARVWPRSRFDEPAVLCGSCGETMTPETYFDAGHACPACDSPFNPGCLAHRDRYFESR; encoded by the coding sequence GTGACGATCGTTCACGGAACGCCGGTGTCCGGACTCGCGGTCGACGACGAGACGCGGTGTGCCCACTACCGGACGTCGCGGGACGTCGTCGCGCTTCGATTCGGGTGCTGTGAGTCGTACTACGCGTGTCACGCCTGCCACGACGCCGTCGCGGACCACGACGCTCGCGTCTGGCCCCGATCGCGGTTCGACGAACCGGCCGTCCTGTGTGGCTCCTGCGGCGAGACGATGACGCCGGAAACCTACTTCGACGCCGGCCACGCCTGTCCGGCGTGTGACTCGCCGTTCAACCCCGGCTGTCTGGCTCACCGGGATCGTTACTTCGAGTCCCGGTGA
- the gvpL gene encoding gas vesicle protein GvpL, translated as MTDDAPAGFAAAEDGRPDLTDGRYLYSVVSLGDTDDELQVTGVDDEPVTVVADADGGSTLGAIVHRCDALYDAADPRIVRQWLVQHQRVVDEATETFGTPIPFQFDTIVRGGDDAVAEWLAAERDALRTVLDDVAGANEYRIEVRRTEPIPADEFEATDGELADLRNRIDDATEGTAHLLEKQYEGKLSERRRERDRRLASSVRERIDGLVSRLEVLDRRPSVTLGDARNGSDAESGQSPGEGTAADEDGETGEPVCRFALLATDDAVDDVGSILDTVADREGITVRFTGPWPPYSFVPSFDGADDETEGP; from the coding sequence GTGACCGACGACGCACCCGCCGGTTTTGCTGCGGCCGAAGACGGTCGCCCCGACCTCACCGATGGCCGGTACCTCTACAGCGTGGTCTCGCTCGGTGACACGGACGACGAGTTGCAGGTGACGGGCGTCGACGACGAACCCGTCACCGTGGTCGCCGATGCCGACGGTGGTTCCACGCTCGGGGCGATCGTTCACCGGTGCGACGCGCTCTACGACGCGGCCGACCCCAGAATCGTCCGGCAGTGGCTCGTCCAGCACCAGCGAGTCGTGGACGAGGCCACCGAGACGTTCGGGACGCCGATCCCGTTCCAGTTCGACACCATCGTCCGTGGGGGCGACGATGCCGTCGCCGAGTGGCTCGCGGCCGAACGGGACGCGCTCCGAACCGTTCTGGACGACGTCGCTGGTGCGAACGAGTACCGCATCGAGGTTCGCCGAACGGAGCCGATACCCGCTGACGAGTTCGAGGCGACCGACGGCGAACTGGCCGACCTCCGGAACCGGATCGACGACGCCACCGAGGGGACCGCCCACCTCCTGGAAAAGCAGTACGAGGGGAAACTGTCGGAACGGCGCCGCGAGCGTGATCGTCGGCTGGCGAGCAGCGTTCGCGAGCGGATCGACGGCCTCGTCTCGCGACTGGAAGTGCTCGACAGACGGCCGTCGGTCACGCTCGGAGACGCGAGGAACGGTTCCGACGCGGAGAGCGGCCAGTCACCCGGCGAAGGCACCGCAGCTGACGAAGACGGTGAAACCGGCGAACCCGTCTGCCGGTTCGCCCTGCTCGCGACCGACGACGCCGTCGACGACGTCGGATCCATCCTCGATACGGTCGCCGACCGGGAGGGGATCACCGTCCGGTTCACCGGTCCCTGGCCACCGTACTCGTTCGTCCCCTCGTTCGACGGCGCTGACGACGAGACGGAGGGGCCCTGA
- a CDS encoding endonuclease III domain-containing protein: MSEESDVDPVDASGADEPAVNISGGEGGGGPEATFDPGAADTRAERIVDRLGALYWQKTYGGQDAFTCLVRTILSQNTSDVASQPAHDALIERYGPDDASSGRGAASTDSNAAADLATALAEADRDAIAETISSAGLYNQKSRMIQEAAEWIRSEFDTAADFDAYVKASDPGTVREELLSVHGVGPKTADCVLLFAGGREGVFPVDTHVHRIGRRLGIAPADADHEGVREALETAIPGAKCGFGHTAMIQFGREYCTARKPACLDGPEACPLADQCDRIGVDLVEETVVDPADAD; the protein is encoded by the coding sequence ATGAGCGAGGAGTCCGACGTCGATCCGGTCGACGCGTCCGGCGCGGACGAACCCGCCGTCAACATAAGCGGCGGCGAGGGCGGCGGCGGGCCCGAGGCGACGTTCGATCCGGGGGCGGCCGACACCCGCGCGGAACGGATCGTCGATCGACTCGGGGCGCTGTACTGGCAGAAGACCTACGGGGGCCAGGACGCCTTCACCTGCCTCGTCCGGACGATCCTGAGTCAGAACACGAGCGACGTGGCCAGCCAGCCGGCCCACGACGCGTTGATCGAGCGGTACGGACCGGACGACGCGAGTTCCGGCCGTGGCGCAGCGTCCACGGACTCGAACGCGGCGGCCGACCTCGCGACGGCGCTGGCCGAGGCCGACCGGGACGCCATCGCGGAGACGATCAGCTCGGCCGGCCTCTACAACCAGAAGTCTCGGATGATACAGGAAGCGGCCGAGTGGATTCGTTCGGAGTTCGACACGGCCGCAGACTTCGATGCGTACGTCAAAGCGTCCGATCCGGGCACGGTCAGAGAGGAGTTACTCTCGGTCCACGGAGTCGGTCCCAAGACGGCCGACTGCGTCCTGCTGTTCGCCGGCGGTCGCGAGGGCGTCTTCCCCGTCGATACACACGTCCACCGGATCGGTCGGCGACTCGGCATCGCCCCGGCCGACGCGGACCACGAGGGCGTTCGTGAAGCCCTGGAGACGGCGATCCCGGGCGCAAAGTGCGGCTTCGGCCACACAGCCATGATCCAGTTCGGACGGGAGTACTGCACCGCTCGCAAACCGGCGTGTCTGGACGGCCCCGAAGCGTGTCCACTCGCGGACCAGTGCGACCGGATCGGCGTGGACCTCGTCGAGGAGACGGTCGTCGATCCGGCCGACGCGGACTGA
- a CDS encoding DNA mismatch repair protein, translating into MRLEEYWGVGPKTRDRLVQELGAERAATAIERGDVRALADAGLTRGRATHILRRATGNDGMETLATADARAAYKDVLDVVVDHALTERAGDRIRILTPLTDRGAMESRLDGVDRAREVWTALSDADRRELIAAYDAYDERAGTELAAVETARTLADLGIEAGPFEPVASLETDALAEATTALEASAGDRIQDDVDDDLDRLRSALDALDRMDADSLVSELRDGGVTDVDRFREAFEDRLLSETDLTVDRVREAMARDATDAADFVAATLRQLRISVQSAADEREATVIEDVEATIADHRAAIDAAVETVDDIALELSLARFADAYDCTRPTFAAEDSPAISVVEARNLRLAAESDESVQPITYALGDHTVDEGPAAAGTPGDERVSVLTGANSGGKTTLLETLCQATVLASMGLPVPASRAEVTPVDSLVFHRRHASFNAGVLESTLKSIVPPLSDEGRTLMLVDEFEAITEPGRAADLLLGLVTLAVDSDALGVFVTHLAEDLDPLPDAARVDGIFAEGLNPDLELRVDYQPRFGTLGRSTPEFIVSRLVANADDRTERVGFETLAEAVGQEVVQRTLADARWAGEESHAAGE; encoded by the coding sequence ATGCGACTGGAGGAGTACTGGGGAGTCGGACCGAAGACCCGGGACCGCCTGGTCCAGGAACTCGGCGCCGAGAGGGCGGCAACGGCCATCGAACGGGGCGACGTGCGGGCACTCGCCGACGCCGGCCTCACCCGCGGGCGCGCGACCCACATCCTGCGACGGGCGACCGGTAACGACGGAATGGAGACGCTGGCCACCGCCGACGCCAGGGCGGCGTACAAGGACGTCTTAGACGTGGTCGTCGATCACGCACTCACGGAGCGCGCGGGGGATCGGATTCGGATCCTCACGCCGCTCACCGACCGCGGCGCCATGGAATCGCGACTGGACGGCGTCGACCGGGCTCGCGAGGTCTGGACCGCGCTGTCGGACGCCGACCGCCGCGAACTGATCGCCGCCTACGACGCCTACGACGAACGTGCCGGCACGGAGCTGGCGGCGGTCGAGACGGCCCGAACGCTCGCCGACCTCGGGATCGAGGCGGGTCCGTTCGAACCCGTCGCATCGCTCGAGACGGACGCGCTGGCCGAGGCGACGACGGCACTGGAGGCGAGCGCGGGTGACCGGATTCAGGACGACGTCGACGACGACCTCGATCGGTTGCGATCCGCGCTCGACGCGCTCGACCGGATGGACGCCGACTCGCTCGTCTCGGAACTGCGCGACGGCGGCGTGACGGACGTCGATCGGTTCCGCGAGGCGTTCGAGGATCGACTGCTGTCGGAGACGGACCTCACCGTCGACCGGGTGCGCGAGGCGATGGCTCGCGACGCGACCGACGCGGCCGACTTCGTCGCCGCGACGCTCAGACAACTGCGCATCTCGGTGCAATCGGCGGCCGACGAGCGCGAAGCGACGGTGATCGAGGACGTCGAAGCCACCATCGCGGACCACCGGGCAGCGATCGACGCCGCCGTCGAGACGGTCGACGACATCGCGCTCGAACTCTCGCTGGCGCGTTTCGCCGACGCCTACGACTGCACCCGGCCGACGTTCGCGGCCGAGGACTCGCCGGCGATCTCCGTCGTCGAGGCGCGAAACCTCCGACTCGCCGCCGAGTCGGACGAATCGGTCCAGCCGATCACCTACGCACTCGGGGACCACACCGTCGACGAGGGGCCGGCCGCGGCAGGGACCCCGGGCGACGAACGGGTCAGCGTGCTGACCGGGGCAAACAGCGGCGGGAAGACGACGCTTCTGGAGACGCTCTGTCAGGCGACCGTTCTCGCGAGCATGGGGCTTCCCGTCCCCGCGTCGCGGGCCGAGGTGACGCCCGTCGACTCGCTCGTCTTCCACCGACGCCACGCCAGTTTCAACGCGGGCGTCCTCGAATCGACGCTCAAGTCGATCGTCCCGCCGCTCTCCGACGAGGGGCGGACCCTCATGCTGGTCGACGAGTTCGAAGCGATCACGGAACCGGGCCGCGCCGCCGATTTACTGCTCGGACTGGTGACCCTGGCCGTCGACAGCGACGCGCTCGGCGTCTTCGTCACACACCTCGCCGAAGACCTGGATCCACTCCCCGACGCGGCGCGTGTCGACGGTATCTTCGCGGAGGGATTGAACCCGGACCTCGAACTGCGCGTCGACTACCAGCCCCGGTTCGGCACGCTCGGCCGGTCGACACCGGAGTTCATCGTCTCTCGGCTGGTCGCAAACGCCGACGACCGCACGGAGCGCGTCGGCTTCGAGACGCTCGCGGAGGCCGTCGGACAGGAGGTGGTCCAGCGGACGCTCGCCGACGCGCGCTGGGCAGGCGAGGAGTCACACGCGGCCGGCGAATAA
- the gvpG gene encoding gas vesicle protein GvpG has protein sequence MIVVDDLLFRPIVSIANALHATALDELYDVEEIQDDIAENRLLFELGERSREEYERNRAALEAELDVAEEVRDWLSSGRVEVKR, from the coding sequence ATGATCGTCGTCGACGACCTGCTGTTTCGGCCGATCGTCAGTATCGCGAACGCCCTCCACGCGACCGCGCTCGACGAACTCTACGACGTCGAGGAGATCCAGGACGACATCGCGGAGAATCGCCTCCTCTTCGAACTCGGCGAGCGCTCGCGCGAGGAGTACGAGCGAAATCGAGCGGCTCTCGAGGCCGAACTCGACGTGGCCGAGGAGGTACGCGACTGGCTCTCTAGCGGTCGTGTCGAGGTGAAGCGGTGA
- a CDS encoding winged helix-turn-helix transcriptional regulator: MPVSVSSRAVFVAGAVLLLAFATGGATAAGAGPSTVSVDTVDWSTEADGEPAATDERLTDPVEDLRNATDDEGDTGAAGELDPVDDEFASEPDTDTDGTDPLEVDSIVDDSPIEGEIDDTASVIGGVLRPGGGAAVRVNGSSRARLDVETGPANASVQAGIDPATIGEEPTETGDSNGSSGPVSAGSGNGPGDTVDAGLVGALGGLTLLGGAGAAGSGATAGAAAGATGATAGGSAGATSRLVGRTLGTLLRLLGGVSGLAYKLPLGVLRYSRYDGSDPLEHDTRRNLYERIEAEPGRYLSALDASVEVSLSTIRHHLSVLEDEGLVEARKQHGKRRFYPVRSEAVELAAALDEPAKAGVLTVLAELDEAPNGRIADALDVDPSTVSHHLSALEDDGLVERHRDGRAVVNTLAPGVADALDERTDTGSATERTGDGPVAVYSDD; encoded by the coding sequence ATGCCAGTCTCCGTATCGTCTCGAGCCGTGTTCGTGGCGGGAGCAGTGCTCTTGCTGGCGTTCGCCACCGGCGGTGCGACCGCGGCTGGGGCTGGCCCGTCGACGGTGTCAGTAGATACCGTCGACTGGTCCACCGAGGCGGACGGCGAACCGGCTGCAACGGACGAACGCCTGACCGATCCAGTCGAGGACCTCCGAAACGCCACGGACGACGAGGGAGATACCGGAGCGGCTGGCGAACTCGACCCCGTCGACGACGAGTTTGCGTCCGAACCGGACACCGATACCGACGGTACCGACCCGCTCGAGGTCGACAGCATCGTCGACGACTCGCCGATCGAAGGCGAGATCGACGACACCGCCTCGGTGATCGGAGGCGTGCTTCGCCCCGGCGGTGGCGCCGCCGTGCGCGTGAACGGATCGTCCCGGGCGCGACTCGACGTCGAAACCGGACCGGCAAACGCGTCGGTACAGGCGGGTATCGACCCAGCAACGATCGGGGAAGAGCCGACTGAAACCGGCGACAGCAATGGTAGCAGCGGCCCCGTGTCCGCTGGGTCCGGGAACGGACCAGGTGACACCGTCGATGCGGGGCTCGTCGGCGCGCTCGGGGGCCTGACACTCCTCGGGGGTGCCGGCGCGGCAGGCAGTGGAGCGACGGCCGGCGCTGCGGCGGGCGCCACTGGGGCTACCGCAGGCGGGTCGGCGGGGGCGACGAGTAGACTCGTCGGTCGGACTCTCGGCACCCTTCTGCGACTCCTCGGCGGCGTCTCCGGCCTCGCGTACAAGCTCCCGCTCGGCGTGCTCCGGTACAGCCGCTACGACGGTTCGGACCCGCTCGAACACGACACCCGCCGCAATCTCTACGAACGCATCGAGGCCGAGCCCGGCCGGTACCTCTCTGCCCTCGACGCGAGCGTCGAGGTCTCACTCTCGACGATCAGACACCACCTCTCGGTCCTCGAAGACGAGGGCCTCGTCGAGGCCAGAAAGCAACACGGCAAACGGAGATTCTATCCGGTGCGTTCCGAGGCCGTCGAGCTCGCCGCCGCGCTCGACGAACCCGCGAAGGCCGGCGTGCTAACCGTCCTCGCGGAGCTGGACGAAGCGCCCAACGGTCGAATCGCCGACGCGCTCGACGTCGATCCGAGTACCGTCTCTCACCACCTGTCCGCCCTCGAAGACGACGGCCTGGTCGAACGACACCGGGACGGCCGCGCTGTCGTCAACACGCTGGCACCGGGCGTCGCGGATGCGCTCGACGAACGGACCGATACCGGATCGGCGACCGAGCGGACGGGCGACGGACCGGTCGCCGTCTACAGTGACGATTGA
- a CDS encoding HAD family hydrolase encodes MGYDAFVFDNDGVLTTPTERAVLERAMETAFATVGVAAPPPEHVETLIGPTVEGLRSIARTHDVDPADLWTARERAAIDAQLEAIRAGEKRLYDDVAAVTDLDVPRAIVSNNQHETIGNIVEHFELDGFDPWIGREPTLDGIRRKKPRPYYLERAVDALDATNPLYVGDSHSDVTAASAAGIDAAFVRRDHRTGYELETEPTHELPSLDRLAELVAID; translated from the coding sequence ATGGGATACGACGCCTTCGTGTTCGACAACGACGGGGTCCTCACGACACCGACTGAGCGGGCCGTCCTCGAACGGGCGATGGAGACGGCGTTCGCCACCGTCGGCGTCGCGGCTCCGCCGCCCGAACACGTGGAGACGTTGATCGGACCGACCGTGGAGGGTCTGCGATCTATCGCTCGAACCCACGACGTCGATCCCGCCGACCTCTGGACGGCACGCGAGCGAGCGGCGATCGACGCCCAGCTGGAGGCCATTCGCGCGGGCGAAAAGCGCCTCTACGACGACGTCGCGGCCGTCACGGACCTCGACGTCCCCCGCGCGATCGTCAGCAACAATCAACACGAGACGATCGGCAACATCGTCGAGCACTTCGAACTCGACGGGTTCGATCCCTGGATCGGACGCGAGCCCACCCTCGACGGAATCCGACGAAAGAAGCCGCGACCCTACTATCTCGAACGGGCAGTCGACGCGCTGGACGCGACGAACCCCCTGTACGTCGGCGACAGTCACAGCGACGTCACCGCCGCCAGCGCTGCTGGCATCGACGCCGCCTTCGTCCGGCGCGACCACCGCACAGGGTACGAACTCGAGACGGAGCCGACGCACGAGCTGCCCTCGCTCGACCGGCTCGCGGAACTCGTCGCGATCGACTGA
- a CDS encoding gas vesicle protein K yields the protein MTRIDVDGDSAADGLLTLVLAVVEILVEALEREAVRRMESGRLTDEEVDRLGRQLAAIEDQIAEIEADQEITDDVDRVRGELDGLVGDAIQRLGDVEFGDGDTPGQFPGGERP from the coding sequence ATGACGCGAATCGACGTCGACGGCGACTCGGCGGCTGACGGCCTCCTCACGCTCGTCCTCGCCGTCGTCGAGATACTCGTCGAAGCGCTGGAGCGGGAGGCCGTCAGGCGCATGGAGTCCGGACGACTCACCGACGAGGAGGTCGACCGACTCGGGCGACAGCTCGCGGCCATCGAGGACCAGATCGCGGAGATCGAGGCAGATCAGGAGATCACCGACGACGTCGATCGCGTTCGGGGCGAACTCGACGGTCTCGTCGGAGACGCGATCCAGCGCCTCGGCGACGTCGAGTTCGGAGACGGGGATACTCCGGGGCAGTTCCCGGGAGGTGAGCGGCCGTGA